CTTTCTGGCGAATAGCGTCCAGTGTGTCGTCAACAACTAGCTGACCGTCGCGATATACCGGCACCAGCAGATTTTTCTCTGGGGCTATGCTGTCCCGAGCGACGGTTTTAAACTCGCCGTTGTCTTTTATCAGCGCCAGTCGGCCTTTTTTAGAGCGCTTCACGCTGTCAGTGATTGGGTCTTTGTAGATGTCTTTCCACTGGCCGTTAATACAGATGGCGGAAGCCTTCATGGCGAACTTCTGCGTATCGCGATTCACTTTTTGCAGCAGTTCACCGCCCATACCGAACGCCACGTTTTCCGCACTCAGGCGTCGATTCTTCATTTCCCGCAGGATATCGGCGATAGAAGAGGCTGAAATGCCATCCCCCTGAATAATACGGATAAAGTCCGGCAGCACCTTGTAGCCTTTGTTGTTCACGCGAAAGCCGAATTTTGCCATCAGGCGCTCAATAGCTTCATTGACAATAGCGACAGGATCGCCAGAGTCGGGGCGGATCACCAGCGTGCCGCCGTTGCTTTCCACCTGTGATTTCAGGCTGCCGCCCCAAATGTTATCGATGGCGTTCCAAAGGTCGTAGGAATCGCTGACCACGGCAACGGTTCGACCCTTGCCTCCAAAGCGTCTAAGCATATTGGCATAGGCGTCTGTTTCTCCCTCGCGGCCCCAGCTGGTGATGGTGCTGTGCTCGGCGGCAGGAATGGAAAATCCGGCCATTGGGCTGTGATAAAAGCGCTTGGCGCTAACCAGCGCTGCTAGGCTGTCGGTGCCCATAAAGTTGACTAAATGGGCTAGGCTGCCGATGCTGACGCTCTCTTCTGAGCTTGCTCCTCTGGCGCCGAAGTCGTGCAGTTTAAACGGTAAGCCATCGAGGGAGTCGGCAGTATCCTGTAAATAGCGCGCTATCAGGCTGTGGCAGGCTTTGGAGATGGTCGCCACCGTCGTCGGGTACCAGACAGCGCGCAGCAGCGCAGTTTCTATATAGCTGGTAAGCCATGCACACTTGGGATCGGTGTTGATAACCTGAACCAGCACATTACCCGTCGGCACCAGCGTTCCTTCCGGTACCGCTTCAATTTCCAGCGGCAGGTAGCCGCTGTGCGCCTGCAAAATATGCATCCAGCCATCATAGTTAAACGGCAGGCCGTGCAGCGCCATCATCTCTTCGGCTTCGTTGATGTCCGTCAGGGTGATTGGGGTCATCAGGTACTGCTTGATAAACATCTGCAGGCCAAAAAATAGTGTTTTAGGGTAAACACCGCCGCGGGATTCAATATAGCTGGAGATGTATTCCGTCCCCTGTGGGTACTGAAGGAAGTGGGACGTCTTGTAAGAATCGCTGTTGAGTATCAGGTTATGCATGATGGAAATCCTCCAATCAATGAATGTCCCGCGCCGGTCTGTCCAGCACGGCGGCAGTTTCCTGCCCTTAAGGGTAGCTCCTACCCTGTGTTTAATATAGTGGCACAAAGACACTATGTGGGTCAATAAAATTTAATGGCAATTTGCCACTAATATAAAAACACCTTTGCTTACAGGAAAAAGTCGGCTGTCATAAAACTGTAATAGACCCGACATTATACTGTCATCAAAGGGTCTTAATGTTTCCAGCGTACTCGTTAATCATCTGACGTTTTGCTTGCTACAGAGACAATCGCATTCCTTTAGGAGGAATCATGAAACTGATACGTACAACGCTCGCTTTCGGCATAGCCGCCACCGTTTCAATGACTGCACTTACTGCCTTTGCCGCTGAAAACATCACCGGTGCGGGCGCGACCTTCCCGGCTCCTGTTTACGCCAAGTGGGCGGACAGCTATCAAAAAGAGCACGGCAACAACATTAACTATCAGGGGATCGGTTCATCCGGCGGCGTTAAGCAAATCAACGCCAATACTGTTGACTTCGGCGCATCGGATGCCCCGCTGGCTGACGAGCGTCTGGAAAAAGAAGACCTGTTCCAGTTTCCTACCGTGATCGGCGGTGTCGTGATGGCGGTAAACGTTCAGGGCATTAAGTCAGGGGAGCTGACGCTGGACGGTAAAACGCTGGGAGATATCTACCTCGGCACGGTGAAGAAGTGGAATGACCCGGCTATTGCCAAACTGAACCCCGGCGTGAAGCTGCCGGATCAGGCCATTAACGTTGTTCGCCGCGCTGACGGCTCCGGTACCTCATTCGTGTTTACCAGCTATCTGGCGAAAGTCAGCCCCGAGTGGAAAGCGCAAGTAGGCGTCGGCTCTACGGTAAAATGGCCAATTGGCCTAGGCGGTAAGGGTAACGACGGCATTGCCGCTTTCGTACAGCGCCTGCCGGGCTCTATTGGCTATGTGGAATATGCCTATGCCAAGCAGAACAATCTAGCCTACACCAAGTTAATCTCCGCTAACGGTGAAGCGGTCAGTCCTACTCAGGAATCTTTTAGCGCTGCGGCTAAAGGCATCGACTGGTCTAAGTCGTTCGCTCAGGATTTGACCTTCCAGAAAGGTAAAGACGCCTGGCCGATCACCTCTACAACGTTCATTCTGGTGCATAAAACCCAGAAAGACGCCAAGCGCGGCGCTGAAGTGCTGAAGTTCTTCGACTGGGGCTACACCAAGGGCGGTACTCTGGCGAAAGAGTTGGACTACGCCGTGCTGCCTGATGCGGTCATTGAGCAAGTGCGCAGCGCTTGGAAAACCCAGATTAAAGATGCCAGCGGCAAACCCATTTACTAATTAACTTTTGGTCGCCCTCTCTGAAAAAGAGAGGGCGCTAACCCACCGCAGGGAGACCCAATGGCGGAATACAAGCCAATGATAAAAGCGCCGGGAAAGCAGGGCGATATTATTTTCAGCGCGCTAGTCAGACTGGCGGCGCTGATTACGCTTTTACTGCTGGGCGGCATTATCGTTTCTCTGATTGTTGCCTCTTGGCCGAGCATACAAAAGTTCGGCCTCAGCTTTCTCTGGAACAAAGAATGGGATGCGCCCGCTGATGAGTTCGGCGCGCTGGTGCCGATTTACGGCACGATCGTCACTTCTATTATCGCGCTGCTGATCGCCGTGCCGGTGAGCTTCGGTATCGCACTGTTTCTGACAGAGCTGGCTCCTAACTGGCTCAAGCGCCCGCTAGGGATTGCCATTGAGCTGCTGGCGGCAATCCCCAGCATCGTTTATGGCATGTGGGGCCTGTTTATCTTCGCGCCGCTGTTCGCTGAATATTTTCAACAGCCAGTGGGAGACGTGGTCTCGAGCATTCCTATTATCGGAACCCTACTGTCTGGCCCGGCCTTTGGTATCGGCATTCTGGCTGCCGGGGTAATTCTGGCCATTATGATTATTCCCTATATTGCTGCAGTGATGCGTGACGTGTTTGAGCAGACGCCAACGCTGCTGAAAGAGTCCGCCTACGGCATCGGCTGCACCACTTGGGAAGTTATTCGCCGCATTGTGCTGCCCTATACCAAAAACGGCGTGATTGGCGGTGTGATGCTGGGTCTCGGGCGAGCGCTGGGGGAAACCATGGCGGTGACCTTCATTATCGGCAACACCTACCAGCTCGACAGCTTCTCGCTGTTTATGCCCGGCAACAGTATTACCTCGGCGCTGGCTAACGAGTTCGCCGAAGCGGAATCGGGGCTGCACACTGCCGCGCTGATGGAGCTTGGGCTGATTCTGTTTGTGATTACCTTTATCGTTCTGTCGCTGTCCAAGCTGATGATCCTACGTTTAAACAAGAATGAGGGGCGCTAAGATGAGCATTGTGAGATCGGAAGCCGCCTCCCGCGAAGCGACCCGCCGCAGCATGCAGGCGTGGCGCCGCCAGAAAAACCGCATGGCGCTGCTGGTATCCATGCTGGCAATGGCCTTTGGCCTGTTTTGGCTTATCTGGATCCTGTTTTCTACCTTTACCCGCGGTATCGACGGCATGTCGCTGGCTCTGTTTACCGAAATGACGCCGCCGCCTAATACTCAAGGTGGTGGGCTTGCTAACGCCATCGCGGGCAGCGGCCTGCTGATCCTGTGGGCGACGGTTATCGGTACGCCGCTGGGCATTCTGGCGGGCATCTATCTGGCGGAGTACGGGCGCAAGTCTTGGCTGGCGTCGGTCGTGCGCTTTATCAACGATATTCTGCTGTCAGCTCCTTCGATTGTCGTTGGCCTGTTTGTTTATACGCTGGTCGTGACTCAGATGGAGCGCTTCTCAGGCTGGGCGGGCGTCATTGCGCTAGCGCTGCTGCAGGTGCCTATTGTGATCCGCACGACTGAAAACATGCTGCGGCTAGTGCCAGACACCCTGCGTGAGGCGGCCTATGCCCTTGGTACGCCCAAGTGGAAAATCGTTCTGTCGCTGACGCTGAAGGCCTCAACCTCCGGCATCATTACTGGGGTGCTGCTGGCTATCGCCCGTATCGCCGGGGAAACCGCTCCGCTGCTGTTTACCGCCCTGTCGAACCAGTTCTGGAGCCTTGACCTGTCGTACCCGATAGCCAACCTGCCGGTAACGATATTCAAGTTTGCCATGAGTCCTTTTGCCGAATGGCAACAGCTGGCCTGGGCGGGTGTACTGCTAATTACGCTGTGCGTGCTGTTACTGAACATTCTGGCGCGTGTCATTTTTGCCAAGAAGAAATATTAAGAGAGAGGAAGTCATGACGCCTATGGGAACCACTTCTTGCGAAAGCAAAATTCAGGTGCGCGATCTCAACTTTTACTACGGGAAGTTCCACGCGCTGAAGAACATCTCGTTGGACATCGCTAAAAATCAGGTGACGGCCTTTATCGGCCCATCCGGCTGCGGCAAATCAACCCTGCTGCGCACTTTTAACAAGATGTATCAGCTTTATCCAGAGCAGAACGCGACCGGGCAAATCCTGCTGGACGGCGACAACATTCTGGACAACTCCCAAGACGTCGCACTGCTGCGCGCCAAAGTGGGGATGGTATTCCAAAAGCCAACGCCGTTTCCCATGTCGATTTACGACAACATTGCCTTTGGCGTACGCCTGTTTGAGCGGCTTCCTCGCGCGCAGATGGACGAACGAGTGCAGTGGGCGCTGACTAAAGCCGCCCTGTGGGATGAAACCAAAGACAAGCTGAACCAGAGTGGCTACAGCCTGTCCGGTGGGCAGCAGCAGCGTTTGTGCATTGCCCGCGGTATCGCCATCAAGCCGGAAGTGCTGCTGCTCGATGAACCCTGTTCCGCGCTCGACCCGATCTCAACCGGGCGCATCGAAGAGCTTATCAGCGAGCTGAAGTCAGACTATACGGTGGTGATCGTGACCCACAATATGCAGCAGGCCGCCCGCTGCTCCGACTATACAGCGTTTATGTATCTGGGGGAGCTTATTGAGTATTCCAATACCGATATGATGTTTACTACACCGCAGAAGAAACAGACTGAAGACTATATCACTGGCCGCTATGGTTGATTTTACACGTCATACTTCGCGCCGCAGGTGCGTTGGCTGCGCTCGCTCACCCCAGTCACTTACTTATGTAAGCTCCTGGGGATTCCCTCGCTTGCCGCCTTCCTGCAACGCGAAGTATTTAGTGTAAATATATGAGGATTAAAAATGGAAAACCTAAACTTAGGCAAGCATATTTCCGGCCAGTTTAACGCCGAACTGGAGCACATCCGCACACAGGTGATGGTGATGGGCGGGTTGGTGGAGCAGCAGTTGACAGACGCTATCAACGCAATGCATCAGGCGGATGAGGCCATGGCGCAGCGGGTGATTGACGATGACCACAAGGTCAACAAAATGGAAGTCGACATCGATGAGGCGTGTGTGCGCATCATCGCCAAGCGCCAGCCTACCGCCAGCGATCTTCGCCTGGTGATGGCGATCACCAAAACTGTCTCTGAGCTGGAGCGGATCGGCGATGTGGCGGACAAAATCTGCCGCATGGCGCTGGAGAAGTTCTCTCAGCAGCATAAGACGCTGCTGGTGAATCTGGAGTCGCTGGGTCGTCATACTGTGCAGATGCTGCACGACGTGCTGGACGCCTTTGCCCGCATGGACATCGATGAGGCCGTGCGCATCTACCGGGAAGACAAAAAGGTCGATTTGGAGTACGAAGGCATTATTCGCCAGCTGATGACCTATATGATGGAAGACCCGCGAACCATCCCTAGCGTGCTAACCGCGCTGGCCTGCGCCCGCTCTATCGAGCGTATCGGTGACCGCTGCCAGAATATCTGCGAGTTTATCTTTTACTTCGTTAAGGGGCAGGACTTCCGCCACCTGAGTGGAGATGAAATAGAGAGCGTGCTGGCGAAGAAGTAACTGGGATGACAGAAAGATATCGGCCGCCGGTCTTTGTCAGGCGGCCTTTTTTGTTTGGCTACGTCAGCTATTTGGCTGCGCTTTCTTCAAACTTTATCGACAGTAAAGACGGTTTGACCGAATCTTTATAGATATCCCACTGGTCTTTTGTGGCGTTAAACGCAGCAATAACGGCCTTGTCCTTAACGGACGTCACCAGCATAGTGTTATGAATGTCGGTGTCTACCGCTTTAGAAACGAAGCTAATGAGCCAGGCTTTCTTGCCCCCGTCCAGAGTGACTTCTTCTGCGGTTGGCTGATAGTTGCTCATGGCTTTAAGCATAAAGTCTTTATAAACGTCTAGCTGTTCCGCTCTTAACGGCGCCATGCCTGCGTTTATCGCCACGTTAACCTTTCCTTTTTCATCGGTAAAAATAACGTTTGGGCGGTTTTCCGACGGATACTTCATTTTTTTCATCATCTCGTCCATCGGGGTAAAGCCCTTGGGAATATCAATCGAGATGCCCTGCTCAGGAAGCTGCTGGCGTACCATATCGACCTGAGCGCTGGCCTGAAAAGAAAAAAGCATCCCGCATGCGGCTCCGAAGACCCATTTCCACGTTTTGTTCATATTTACTTCCCTTTTAATAAAGTCACAAAGGGAACTATCTTATTCCTTTCGTTGGTTATTAGCGTGATAGAAGTCAAAAGGCTCGAAAGAGATCTTCTCTCCTTCGAGCCTTTATTCTTATCAACTTATGTTCTTATCAACTTAGTGCGCTAGGGCTGGATATCCATCGCCTTTTGCAGCTCAGCCATTACCTCTGGCGTTTTCAGGCTAAAGCCCAGCAGCGCCAGATCGTCAACGACCAGAAGGCGATGGTTCTGCCCGGCGGGAGTGTGGCGAATGCCGGGAAGCTGCCAGATTTTCTCTTCACCGCCCAGAGTCTGAAAGCCTGTGGTGGTAATAAGGAGAAGATCGGGCGCGGCGGCAACGACGCCCTCTTGGGAAAGAGGACGATAGCGGTTAAAGCCCTGCATAGCGTTTTTCCCGCCCGCTTGGGTGATAATGGCTTCGGCGGCGGTATTTTGCCCGGCGGCCATCGGTTCACCACCGCCGTAGTTCATGACAAACAGCACTTTGGTTGTCAGAGACTTTTTCGGTAGCGCGTCGAGCTGTCGGTTAAAGTCAGCAATAAGCTGTTCACCTTCGGGCTTTTTCCCCAGCGCGTCAGCGACGACGGCGATTTTCTTTGTTACTGTCTCAAGGGATGGCGTACCGGGTACGCTGACAATGCTAACACCGCTGTTTTTTACCTGCTCCAGCGCCAGCGTCGGCTGGGAAAGCTCGCTGGCGAGTATCAGCGTCGGCTTAAGGGAAAGAAGCCCTTCTGCGTTGAGCTGGCGCATGTAGCCGACGTCGGGCAGGCTTAGAACCGTTTTGGGCGTCATGCTGGTGGAATCGCGTCCCACCAGCAGGTTCTGTGCGTTCAGCGCATAGACGATTTCTGTTACGTCACCGCCTATGCTGATAACCCGCTGTTCGGCGGCGAAAGACGCCGTGCTGAACAGGGCACTGAGAACCAGCGCTGTTTTTATCAACGTTTTTTTCATGCAAACACCATCGGCTGTTGAAGCAGCTTGTCCAACTGTTTTCTCCACTGGGACTGCTCTTCCTGCCCTTCAGTGCGCTGGCCGTAAAGCTGGGCGATTTGCGTGCCGTCGGCAGCGAACAGCTCAAGGCTGGTGACGATGCCGTCTTTGGTCGGTTTGCGGGTGATCCAGCTTTCGACAATGTCGTCTTCTATCAAGTGCAGAACGAAGTCGCGGTTAAAGATGTTCAGCCACTTGCCGTGGGGAACGACGCGCTCGATTTTACCTGTGAAAATCTGAACGCAGCCTCGGTTGCCTACAAACACCATAATGTCGTTGGCATCGTTTTTCGCCATATCCAGCAGCTGGCGTAAAGACTGATTGTCGATGCGCTGAGCCAGATCGTTATCTACGGCGGCAAAGGCCTGCTGGCGGCTGATGTTATGTTTACGCAACAGGGTGAAAAACTGGTGGACGTCAGTCATTTCACGCCATTCGCGATCGATAGCTGCACTGTCAATCGCACTCGCTTCCGCCGCTTTTTCCGGTTCAGAAGAAAGCCCCGTTAGTGCAGGGTTATCCGAGAGAGTGAAGGTATCGATAACCTGCTGCCAGGCGGACATGTCAGTATTTTCCGTTGCATAGGTTTTATGCAGTGCGTCTCCGCTGGCGTCAAAAAATTGAATGCTGCGGCGTTCACCGCGTGCCGTCTGCTCCGTCAAGGCAAAGGCAAAAAGCCAGTGGTTGAGAAATAGGCGAAGATCCAGCGCGTACGGGTTCAGTATCAGCCCTGCATGACCGCTGAGGTGCTGATTGGCATAGGCGCCCACTTGCTCATGCACCGCGTATTCATTGCGGGTAATGGCCTTGGTTTCGCCGACATTCTCAAGCGCTGCCAGAAGCGCCCGGACGTCATCACTATTCAAGCGCTGTGCGTCGTGACCCACGCGGGCGTGGGTCAGCTCTGCTTCGCTGACGCCGAGTCGCTTAGCCAGATCTCTGGCAAACTCCTCAGGGTGCTGCTGTTTGGCCTGTAGATAGCGATCGTATAAAGAGATTGTCATCTTTCTTTTCCCGTATAGCGGTTGGTTGAATTCGCACCCTGCCGTTTAGGCCACTCGCACAGTGCGAGCGGCCTATGGACTTGGTTCGTTAAAGCGTTAGAACTGATAGCTGGCAAACAGCTTCACGTTGCGACCGTCCTGCAGCACGCCGTTAGGCGTGTAGTACTCTTTGTCAAAGGCGTTGGAGATCACCACGCTGGTGGTCATCCTGTCTTTAAACAGGTCTGGCTTATAGCTGACGTAGAAGTCGTGAGTGGCGTAGCCGCTCTGAGGCGTCGGCGCATCCTTGATGCGGTCAGCGAACACGCCTATCCAGCCTACGGCGGCATTAGTATTGCCCAGAGGGACGTTAAGCTTGGTAGATACGGTGTCCGGGCTAACGGTTGAGAGCCAGGCTCCGGTGTCTTCGTTTTTACCGCTGGTGCGGTTGTAGGCAACGCTCATGTCGAAGTAGTTGGTCTGATAGTCCATCATCAGATCCCAGCCCCAGATTTTGGCGCGAGGAATGTTGACCGAGGTGGTTTCACACGGCGAGCAGATCACGCCGACGCCCGGCCGATAGCCTACTTTCATGTTGACGGTGGTATCGATGTAGTCTTCAGCCTTGGTGTTGAAATAGCTGGCTTTAAATTTCAGGCCGTCGTCAGCCATCAGCAGGTTATCAAACCGCAGGCCAAATCCGGCTTCGGTGGTGGCGTTGGTTTCCGGCTTCAGGTTAGGGTTAGGCTTCCAGTAGTTGTTCATGTTTGGCCCCATGCTGAAGTGCAGGGAGTCGTTGTACATTTCCCCCATGGTGGGTGCCCGGAAGGCTTCAGAATAGGAAGCGAACAGGCTCAGCCACTGGGTAGGGAAGATGCTCATGGCAACCTTCGGCGACCACTGATCGGCATCGATATCGCTATAGCCGCTGCTTTCAGCCTTGTAGTTGTCGTAGCGCACGCCGGCGATAAACGACACGGGTAAATCCCGCAGGGTCAGTTCATCCTGCAGCCAGCCGGAGGCAAATTTGATTTCTGCTTCGGGGAAACTGGTGGTGGCGCCGCTCGGATTTTGCTTCTGCTTATAGGTTTCCGCCCCGTAGGTCAGGTGGTTTGGAACAGCGCTTTGCTGGAACAGGCGAGAGCGGTTTTCAACCTTAATGCCTTCGGTTTTCTGCTTGCGGCCTTCCTCACGCTTGCCTTCCGGCGTGGAGTCGATATTGGTTTCTGAGTAGTAAACGCGAGTGGTAGCGTCCAGCCAATCCAGATCGGACGGATTGAGACGATATACCAGCTGGGCGTCTTTGCTTTCAGTGGTTCTATCGGTCATCAGGTCGGTTGACGTGGTGCCCGGCTGCGCGTTTTGCGGGTTCTTTGGCTCTCTGGCATCGTTGTTGTAGTAGCGCAGATTAGCCGTCAGCGACTGGGCGTCCGTCATGTACCAGGTGCCCTTTGCCAGGAAAGAGCCGATGTTTTCGTCGTTAGGGGCGGTTTCGCCGTTGCTGAGCCTCAGGTTGCCCTTGTCGCGGAAGTTTGC
This DNA window, taken from Leminorella richardii, encodes the following:
- a CDS encoding nicotinate phosphoribosyltransferase, coding for MHNLILNSDSYKTSHFLQYPQGTEYISSYIESRGGVYPKTLFFGLQMFIKQYLMTPITLTDINEAEEMMALHGLPFNYDGWMHILQAHSGYLPLEIEAVPEGTLVPTGNVLVQVINTDPKCAWLTSYIETALLRAVWYPTTVATISKACHSLIARYLQDTADSLDGLPFKLHDFGARGASSEESVSIGSLAHLVNFMGTDSLAALVSAKRFYHSPMAGFSIPAAEHSTITSWGREGETDAYANMLRRFGGKGRTVAVVSDSYDLWNAIDNIWGGSLKSQVESNGGTLVIRPDSGDPVAIVNEAIERLMAKFGFRVNNKGYKVLPDFIRIIQGDGISASSIADILREMKNRRLSAENVAFGMGGELLQKVNRDTQKFAMKASAICINGQWKDIYKDPITDSVKRSKKGRLALIKDNGEFKTVARDSIAPEKNLLVPVYRDGQLVVDDTLDAIRQKAVQDCITA
- the pstS gene encoding phosphate ABC transporter substrate-binding protein PstS gives rise to the protein MKLIRTTLAFGIAATVSMTALTAFAAENITGAGATFPAPVYAKWADSYQKEHGNNINYQGIGSSGGVKQINANTVDFGASDAPLADERLEKEDLFQFPTVIGGVVMAVNVQGIKSGELTLDGKTLGDIYLGTVKKWNDPAIAKLNPGVKLPDQAINVVRRADGSGTSFVFTSYLAKVSPEWKAQVGVGSTVKWPIGLGGKGNDGIAAFVQRLPGSIGYVEYAYAKQNNLAYTKLISANGEAVSPTQESFSAAAKGIDWSKSFAQDLTFQKGKDAWPITSTTFILVHKTQKDAKRGAEVLKFFDWGYTKGGTLAKELDYAVLPDAVIEQVRSAWKTQIKDASGKPIY
- the pstC gene encoding phosphate ABC transporter permease PstC, which produces MAEYKPMIKAPGKQGDIIFSALVRLAALITLLLLGGIIVSLIVASWPSIQKFGLSFLWNKEWDAPADEFGALVPIYGTIVTSIIALLIAVPVSFGIALFLTELAPNWLKRPLGIAIELLAAIPSIVYGMWGLFIFAPLFAEYFQQPVGDVVSSIPIIGTLLSGPAFGIGILAAGVILAIMIIPYIAAVMRDVFEQTPTLLKESAYGIGCTTWEVIRRIVLPYTKNGVIGGVMLGLGRALGETMAVTFIIGNTYQLDSFSLFMPGNSITSALANEFAEAESGLHTAALMELGLILFVITFIVLSLSKLMILRLNKNEGR
- the pstA gene encoding phosphate ABC transporter permease PstA; the protein is MSIVRSEAASREATRRSMQAWRRQKNRMALLVSMLAMAFGLFWLIWILFSTFTRGIDGMSLALFTEMTPPPNTQGGGLANAIAGSGLLILWATVIGTPLGILAGIYLAEYGRKSWLASVVRFINDILLSAPSIVVGLFVYTLVVTQMERFSGWAGVIALALLQVPIVIRTTENMLRLVPDTLREAAYALGTPKWKIVLSLTLKASTSGIITGVLLAIARIAGETAPLLFTALSNQFWSLDLSYPIANLPVTIFKFAMSPFAEWQQLAWAGVLLITLCVLLLNILARVIFAKKKY
- the pstB gene encoding phosphate ABC transporter ATP-binding protein PstB gives rise to the protein MGTTSCESKIQVRDLNFYYGKFHALKNISLDIAKNQVTAFIGPSGCGKSTLLRTFNKMYQLYPEQNATGQILLDGDNILDNSQDVALLRAKVGMVFQKPTPFPMSIYDNIAFGVRLFERLPRAQMDERVQWALTKAALWDETKDKLNQSGYSLSGGQQQRLCIARGIAIKPEVLLLDEPCSALDPISTGRIEELISELKSDYTVVIVTHNMQQAARCSDYTAFMYLGELIEYSNTDMMFTTPQKKQTEDYITGRYG
- the phoU gene encoding phosphate signaling complex protein PhoU; this encodes MENLNLGKHISGQFNAELEHIRTQVMVMGGLVEQQLTDAINAMHQADEAMAQRVIDDDHKVNKMEVDIDEACVRIIAKRQPTASDLRLVMAITKTVSELERIGDVADKICRMALEKFSQQHKTLLVNLESLGRHTVQMLHDVLDAFARMDIDEAVRIYREDKKVDLEYEGIIRQLMTYMMEDPRTIPSVLTALACARSIERIGDRCQNICEFIFYFVKGQDFRHLSGDEIESVLAKK
- a CDS encoding heme/hemin ABC transporter substrate-binding protein, with amino-acid sequence MKKTLIKTALVLSALFSTASFAAEQRVISIGGDVTEIVYALNAQNLLVGRDSTSMTPKTVLSLPDVGYMRQLNAEGLLSLKPTLILASELSQPTLALEQVKNSGVSIVSVPGTPSLETVTKKIAVVADALGKKPEGEQLIADFNRQLDALPKKSLTTKVLFVMNYGGGEPMAAGQNTAAEAIITQAGGKNAMQGFNRYRPLSQEGVVAAAPDLLLITTTGFQTLGGEEKIWQLPGIRHTPAGQNHRLLVVDDLALLGFSLKTPEVMAELQKAMDIQP
- a CDS encoding hemin-degrading factor → MTISLYDRYLQAKQQHPEEFARDLAKRLGVSEAELTHARVGHDAQRLNSDDVRALLAALENVGETKAITRNEYAVHEQVGAYANQHLSGHAGLILNPYALDLRLFLNHWLFAFALTEQTARGERRSIQFFDASGDALHKTYATENTDMSAWQQVIDTFTLSDNPALTGLSSEPEKAAEASAIDSAAIDREWREMTDVHQFFTLLRKHNISRQQAFAAVDNDLAQRIDNQSLRQLLDMAKNDANDIMVFVGNRGCVQIFTGKIERVVPHGKWLNIFNRDFVLHLIEDDIVESWITRKPTKDGIVTSLELFAADGTQIAQLYGQRTEGQEEQSQWRKQLDKLLQQPMVFA
- a CDS encoding TonB-dependent hemoglobin/transferrin/lactoferrin family receptor, yielding MLRLSPLCITLACALPLMANAQSQNATASNDVMTVVATGNDRNAFEAPMMVTVVDPSAPENLAVNSAADLVRSIPGITISGIGRSNGQDITMRGYDKRGILMLVDGIRQGTDTGHLNGIFLDPALIKRVEVVRGPSAQLYGSGALGGVIAFETVDAKDLLRDGEQGGVRLFGSGATLDHSQAMGITAFGRTDSLDGIFSANFRDKGNLRLSNGETAPNDENIGSFLAKGTWYMTDAQSLTANLRYYNNDAREPKNPQNAQPGTTSTDLMTDRTTESKDAQLVYRLNPSDLDWLDATTRVYYSETNIDSTPEGKREEGRKQKTEGIKVENRSRLFQQSAVPNHLTYGAETYKQKQNPSGATTSFPEAEIKFASGWLQDELTLRDLPVSFIAGVRYDNYKAESSGYSDIDADQWSPKVAMSIFPTQWLSLFASYSEAFRAPTMGEMYNDSLHFSMGPNMNNYWKPNPNLKPETNATTEAGFGLRFDNLLMADDGLKFKASYFNTKAEDYIDTTVNMKVGYRPGVGVICSPCETTSVNIPRAKIWGWDLMMDYQTNYFDMSVAYNRTSGKNEDTGAWLSTVSPDTVSTKLNVPLGNTNAAVGWIGVFADRIKDAPTPQSGYATHDFYVSYKPDLFKDRMTTSVVISNAFDKEYYTPNGVLQDGRNVKLFASYQF